One Azoarcus sp. DN11 DNA segment encodes these proteins:
- the sufD gene encoding Fe-S cluster assembly protein SufD, whose translation MRIGPDEPCVPGLLSAYPSLAARLPGATLPWLRRRRDEAIERLAARGLPTTRDEEWKYTSVAAIARRAFGVESETVAPDAVRAVVQRHAIGGTRRLVFVDGRLVAGLSDPGRLPAGARVGSLAAIVAEGGGDAEEWFADGSEGADGFRLVNDALWCDGAWIDLAPGVELDTPVHLLFVTTRSDLAVFPRNLIRVGAGARATVIEHHVGPDGAGYLSDTVTRIVLGRGARIAHTKLQQEGRKGFHVADVAAEQGQDSAFVSHAFAFGGQLARAAIATRLAAEGCEARLSGLYVGSARQHIDHHTCIDHASPHGTSRELYKGVLDGAARAVFNGRVIVRPDAQRTDALQSNRNLLLSEEAEVDTKPQLEIWADDVKCAHGATVGQLDADQLHYLRARGIGESDARALLIRAFAADALAGIEHGPLRARLESLLPGALPEAA comes from the coding sequence ATGAGAATCGGCCCGGATGAACCCTGCGTGCCGGGATTGCTGTCGGCCTACCCGTCGCTCGCGGCGCGACTCCCTGGGGCCACGTTGCCGTGGCTGCGGCGCCGGCGCGACGAGGCGATCGAGCGCCTTGCGGCGCGGGGCCTGCCGACGACGCGTGACGAAGAGTGGAAATACACGAGCGTCGCCGCGATCGCGCGGCGGGCGTTCGGGGTCGAGAGCGAGACCGTTGCACCCGACGCAGTGCGCGCCGTGGTGCAGCGCCATGCAATCGGCGGGACGCGGCGACTGGTGTTCGTCGATGGACGTCTCGTGGCGGGGCTGTCGGATCCGGGGCGCTTGCCGGCCGGGGCCAGGGTCGGAAGCCTCGCGGCGATTGTCGCTGAAGGTGGCGGCGACGCGGAAGAGTGGTTCGCCGACGGCAGCGAGGGGGCGGACGGCTTCAGGCTGGTCAACGACGCGTTGTGGTGCGACGGCGCGTGGATCGATCTGGCGCCCGGCGTCGAACTCGACACGCCGGTGCATCTGCTGTTCGTCACGACGCGCAGCGATCTCGCGGTGTTTCCGCGCAACCTGATCCGGGTCGGGGCCGGCGCCCGGGCGACCGTGATTGAGCACCACGTCGGGCCGGACGGCGCGGGCTATCTGAGCGATACGGTGACGCGCATCGTGCTCGGTCGCGGCGCACGCATCGCGCACACGAAACTGCAGCAGGAGGGGCGCAAGGGATTCCATGTCGCGGACGTCGCGGCGGAGCAGGGGCAGGACAGCGCCTTCGTGTCGCACGCGTTCGCCTTCGGCGGGCAACTCGCGCGCGCCGCGATTGCGACGCGCCTCGCTGCGGAAGGCTGCGAGGCGCGGCTCTCGGGCCTGTACGTCGGCAGCGCGCGGCAGCACATCGACCATCACACGTGCATCGACCACGCCAGTCCGCACGGCACGAGCCGCGAGCTTTACAAGGGCGTGCTCGACGGCGCGGCGCGGGCGGTGTTCAACGGCCGCGTGATCGTGCGACCGGATGCGCAGCGCACCGATGCGCTGCAATCGAACCGGAACCTGCTGCTGTCCGAAGAGGCCGAAGTCGACACCAAGCCGCAATTGGAAATCTGGGCGGACGACGTGAAGTGCGCGCATGGTGCGACGGTCGGTCAGCTCGACGCGGACCAGCTGCATTACCTGCGCGCGCGCGGCATCGGCGAAAGCGACGCGCGGGCGCTGCTGATCCGCGCCTTTGCCGCCGACGCGCTGGCCGGCATCGAACACGGCCCGCTGCGGGCGCGGCTCGAATCGCTGCTGCCGGGCGCGCTGCCCGAAGCCGCTTGA
- the sufC gene encoding Fe-S cluster assembly ATPase SufC — protein MLEIRNLHVTVDDKPILHGLDLDVRAGEVHAIMGPNGSGKSTLAHVLAGREGYVVTQGEIRYLGRDLLALAPEDRAREGIFLAFQYPVEIPGVANIYLLKAALNALRRHRGETELDAVDFLTLVKAKLRLMEMDEALLYRAVNEGFSGGEKKRNEILQMAVLEPRLAILDETDSGLDIDALKVVANGVNAMRSAARAMILVTHYQRLLDYIRPDRVHVLAQGRIALSGGPELAQELESRGYGWVEAEVRKPQAGVAGGQA, from the coding sequence ATGCTGGAAATCCGCAACCTGCACGTCACGGTGGACGACAAGCCGATCCTGCACGGCCTGGATCTCGACGTGCGGGCGGGCGAGGTGCACGCGATCATGGGGCCGAACGGCTCGGGCAAGAGCACGCTCGCGCACGTGCTGGCGGGGCGCGAAGGCTACGTGGTGACGCAGGGCGAGATCCGTTATCTGGGGCGCGACCTCCTCGCGCTGGCGCCGGAGGATCGTGCGCGCGAAGGCATCTTCCTCGCGTTCCAGTACCCGGTGGAAATTCCCGGCGTTGCGAACATCTATCTCCTGAAGGCGGCGCTGAACGCGCTGCGCCGCCATCGCGGCGAGACCGAGCTCGATGCGGTGGACTTCCTGACGCTGGTGAAGGCGAAGCTCAGGCTCATGGAGATGGACGAGGCCCTGCTGTACCGGGCGGTGAATGAGGGCTTTTCGGGCGGCGAGAAGAAGCGCAACGAGATCCTGCAGATGGCGGTGCTGGAGCCGCGCCTGGCGATCCTCGACGAGACCGATTCGGGCCTCGACATCGACGCGCTGAAGGTCGTCGCGAACGGCGTCAACGCGATGCGCAGCGCGGCGCGCGCGATGATCCTCGTGACGCACTACCAGCGCCTGCTCGACTACATCCGGCCCGACCGCGTGCATGTGCTCGCGCAGGGACGGATCGCGCTGTCGGGTGGCCCGGAACTGGCGCAGGAGCTGGAAAGCCGCGGTTATGGCTGGGTCGAGGCCGAAGTGCGCAAACCGCAGGCCGGTGTCGCGGGAGGGCAGGCATGA
- the sufB gene encoding Fe-S cluster assembly protein SufB gives MGKRSVQLDELISQEYRHGFYTPLDVDAVPRGLSEDVIRLISAKKQEPAFMLEWRLKAFRHWLTMAEPQWATVRHPPIDYQDIVYYSAPRAKTDGPKSLDEVDPELLRTYEKLGVPLAERELLAGVAVDAVFDSVSVATTFKEKLGAMGIIFCSFSEAVQNHPDLVQEYLGSVVPYTDNFFATLNSAVFSDGSFCYIPPGVRCPMELSTYFRINAKNTGQFERTLIIADRGAYVSYLEGCTAPMRDENQLHAAVVELIAREGAEIKYSTVQNWYPGDKDGKGGIYNFVTKRGDCREANSKISWTQVETGSAITWKYPSVILRGDNSVGEFHSVALTNHWQQADTGTKMIHVGRNTKSTILSKGISAGHGSNAYRGLVKVAKSAAGARNYTQCDSLLLGDRCAAHTFPYIEVKNPTARVEHEASTSRIGEDQLFYCQSRGISAEDAVSLIVSGFCKEVFRQLPMEFAVEAQKLLGVSLEGSIG, from the coding sequence ATGGGCAAGCGCTCCGTGCAACTCGACGAACTGATCAGCCAGGAATACCGCCACGGCTTCTACACGCCGCTGGACGTGGATGCCGTGCCGCGCGGCCTGTCGGAAGACGTCATCCGCCTCATTTCGGCGAAGAAGCAGGAGCCCGCCTTCATGCTCGAATGGCGGCTGAAGGCCTTCCGCCACTGGCTCACGATGGCGGAACCGCAGTGGGCGACGGTGCGCCATCCGCCGATCGACTACCAGGACATCGTGTACTACTCGGCGCCGCGCGCGAAGACGGACGGGCCGAAGAGCCTCGACGAGGTGGATCCCGAGCTGCTGCGCACCTACGAGAAACTCGGCGTGCCGCTGGCCGAGCGCGAACTGCTCGCCGGCGTCGCGGTGGATGCGGTGTTCGACAGCGTGTCGGTCGCGACCACCTTCAAGGAAAAACTCGGCGCGATGGGCATCATCTTCTGCTCGTTTTCAGAGGCGGTGCAGAACCATCCGGACCTCGTGCAGGAGTACCTCGGCTCGGTCGTGCCCTACACCGACAACTTCTTCGCGACGCTCAATTCGGCGGTGTTCTCGGACGGGTCGTTCTGCTACATCCCGCCGGGGGTGCGCTGCCCGATGGAGCTGTCGACCTACTTCCGCATCAACGCGAAGAACACCGGGCAGTTCGAGCGCACGTTGATCATCGCCGACCGCGGCGCCTACGTGAGCTACCTTGAAGGCTGCACGGCGCCGATGCGCGACGAGAACCAGCTGCACGCGGCCGTGGTCGAGCTGATCGCGCGCGAAGGCGCCGAGATCAAGTATTCGACGGTGCAGAACTGGTATCCGGGCGACAAGGACGGCAAGGGCGGCATCTACAACTTCGTAACCAAGCGCGGCGACTGCCGCGAGGCGAATTCGAAGATCTCATGGACCCAGGTCGAGACCGGTTCGGCGATCACCTGGAAGTATCCGAGCGTGATCCTGCGCGGCGACAACTCGGTGGGCGAGTTCCATTCGGTGGCGCTGACGAACCACTGGCAGCAGGCGGACACGGGGACGAAGATGATCCACGTCGGGCGCAACACGAAGAGCACGATCCTGTCGAAAGGCATCTCGGCGGGGCACGGCAGCAACGCCTACCGCGGCCTCGTGAAGGTCGCGAAGAGCGCGGCCGGCGCGCGCAACTACACGCAGTGCGACTCCCTGCTGCTGGGCGACCGCTGCGCCGCGCACACCTTCCCCTACATCGAGGTGAAGAACCCGACCGCGCGCGTTGAGCACGAGGCCTCGACCTCGCGCATCGGCGAGGATCAGCTGTTCTACTGCCAGAGCCGCGGCATTTCGGCCGAGGACGCGGTGTCGCTGATCGTGTCGGGCTTCTGCAAGGAGGTCTTCAGGCAGTTGCCGATGGAGTTCGCCGTCGAGGCGCAGAAGCTCCTCGGCGTGAGCCTCGAAGGGAGTATCGGGTAG
- a CDS encoding ATP-binding protein, translating into MPAVPPLEPQQLCTRCAPELLDFDTTDALPESDAIFGQERAVEAVRLALEIDAPGYNLFVLGEPGGGRHATVRRLLEAHAGTLPPPGDWIYINNFAEPNHPHSLQLPAGRGAQLRDDMQQFVSELGQAITAGFDSDEYRARTEAIQEEFKQREESELRALGDEASDKGVAFLRTPQGFAFVPMKGEESLDPEAFNALPEEERERISKIIEALREKLHRLLQHFPRQRREMQARMRAASRETLELAVGHLIEELKERHADLPAIEAFLDKVLRDVVEVGQELREQASKSDSSGPGEGGISAQRYQVNLLVDQDGRSTAPIVFEDHPTFPNLVGRVDQVAHMGTLVTNFTLIRAGALHRANGGYLILDAEKILVQPYAWEGLKRSLKSGQVRIESLAQVFGWVGSLPLEPDPIPLSVKVVLVGQPRHYYLLKALDPEFDELFKIGADFEDVVERTPDNTRRYLHKAASLARQQGLLPLDRDAAGRLVEYASRLAEDAGKLSTRTRELADLLREADHAARAAGQRAMRRADIEAALAARIERADRLRDAVHDAVLRDTLLISTTGAEVGQINGLAVIDLGDFRFGRPTRITATARLGDGDVIDIERKAELGRAIHTKGVMILSAFLASRYASNRPLSLSASLVFEQSYGPVEGDSASLAELCALFSALSGLPILQSLAITGSINQHGKVQAIGGVNEKIEGFFDICKARGLTGEQGVLIPQSNVKHLMLRDDIVQAATAGRFHIYPIATVDEAITRLTGVAAGEADAKGAYPEGSVNQRIEARIEELIALRKEFANGKRGAKGNGKATRTREPNDGLK; encoded by the coding sequence ATGCCCGCAGTCCCCCCGCTCGAACCGCAACAGTTGTGCACCCGCTGCGCCCCCGAACTTCTCGACTTCGACACGACCGACGCCCTCCCCGAATCCGACGCGATCTTCGGCCAGGAACGCGCCGTCGAGGCCGTGCGGCTGGCGCTGGAGATCGACGCCCCCGGCTACAACCTGTTCGTGCTCGGCGAACCTGGCGGCGGCCGCCACGCCACCGTCCGCCGCCTGCTGGAAGCCCACGCCGGCACGCTGCCGCCGCCCGGCGACTGGATCTACATCAACAATTTCGCCGAACCCAACCATCCCCACTCGCTGCAGCTGCCCGCAGGGCGCGGCGCACAGCTGCGCGACGACATGCAGCAGTTCGTCTCCGAACTGGGCCAGGCCATCACCGCCGGCTTCGACAGCGACGAATATCGCGCGCGTACCGAGGCGATCCAGGAGGAATTCAAGCAGCGCGAGGAAAGCGAACTGCGTGCGCTGGGCGACGAGGCGAGCGACAAGGGCGTCGCCTTCCTGCGCACCCCCCAGGGATTCGCCTTCGTGCCGATGAAGGGCGAAGAGAGCCTGGACCCGGAAGCGTTCAACGCCCTGCCTGAAGAGGAACGCGAGCGCATCAGCAAGATCATCGAGGCGTTGCGCGAAAAGCTGCACAGGCTGCTGCAGCATTTCCCCCGCCAGCGCCGCGAAATGCAGGCGCGCATGCGCGCCGCCAGCCGCGAGACGCTGGAACTCGCAGTCGGCCATCTGATCGAGGAACTGAAGGAACGCCACGCCGACCTGCCCGCGATCGAGGCCTTCCTCGACAAGGTCCTGCGCGACGTCGTCGAGGTCGGCCAGGAACTGCGCGAACAGGCGAGCAAGAGCGATTCGTCCGGCCCCGGCGAAGGCGGCATCTCGGCACAGCGCTACCAGGTCAATCTGCTCGTCGACCAGGACGGACGCAGCACCGCGCCAATCGTGTTCGAGGATCACCCGACCTTCCCCAACCTCGTCGGCCGAGTCGATCAGGTCGCCCACATGGGCACCCTGGTCACCAACTTCACCCTCATCCGCGCCGGCGCCCTGCACCGCGCCAACGGCGGCTACCTGATCCTCGACGCCGAAAAGATCCTGGTTCAGCCCTACGCCTGGGAAGGGCTGAAGCGCTCGCTCAAATCCGGGCAGGTACGCATCGAGTCGCTCGCCCAGGTGTTCGGCTGGGTCGGCTCGCTGCCCCTCGAACCCGATCCGATCCCGCTCTCGGTCAAGGTGGTCCTCGTCGGCCAGCCCCGCCACTACTACCTGCTGAAGGCGCTCGACCCCGAGTTCGACGAGCTCTTCAAGATCGGCGCCGATTTCGAGGACGTCGTCGAGCGCACGCCCGACAACACGCGCCGCTACCTGCACAAGGCCGCGTCGCTCGCCCGCCAGCAGGGCCTGCTGCCGCTCGACCGCGATGCGGCCGGCCGCCTCGTCGAATACGCCTCGCGCCTTGCCGAGGACGCTGGCAAGCTGTCGACGCGCACCCGCGAACTCGCCGACCTGCTGCGCGAAGCGGACCACGCAGCACGCGCGGCCGGGCAGCGCGCGATGCGGCGCGCGGACATCGAAGCGGCGCTGGCCGCCCGCATCGAGCGCGCCGACCGTCTGCGCGACGCCGTCCACGACGCCGTGCTGCGCGACACCCTGCTGATCTCCACGACCGGTGCCGAAGTCGGCCAGATCAACGGCCTCGCCGTCATCGACCTGGGCGACTTCCGCTTCGGACGGCCCACGCGCATCACCGCCACTGCCCGCCTCGGCGACGGCGACGTCATCGACATCGAGCGCAAGGCCGAGCTCGGGCGAGCCATCCACACCAAGGGCGTGATGATCCTGTCCGCCTTCCTCGCCTCGCGCTACGCCTCGAACCGCCCCCTGTCGCTGTCGGCGAGCCTGGTGTTCGAGCAATCCTACGGCCCGGTCGAAGGCGACAGCGCCTCGCTCGCCGAACTGTGCGCGCTGTTCTCGGCGCTCTCCGGCCTGCCCATCCTGCAGTCGCTGGCGATTACCGGCTCGATCAACCAGCACGGCAAGGTCCAGGCGATCGGCGGCGTCAACGAGAAGATCGAGGGCTTCTTCGACATCTGCAAGGCGCGCGGCCTCACCGGCGAGCAGGGCGTGCTGATCCCGCAGTCCAACGTCAAGCACCTGATGCTGCGCGACGACATCGTGCAGGCCGCCACGGCCGGACGCTTCCACATCTACCCCATCGCCACCGTCGACGAGGCGATCACGCGCCTCACCGGCGTCGCCGCCGGCGAAGCCGACGCAAAAGGCGCCTACCCCGAAGGCAGCGTCAACCAGCGCATCGAAGCGCGTATCGAAGAACTCATCGCCCTGCGCAAGGAATTCGCCAACGGCAAACGCGGCGCGAAGGGCAACGGCAAGGCGACGCGGACCCGGGAGCCGAATGACGGTCTAAAGTAA